The proteins below come from a single Etheostoma spectabile isolate EspeVRDwgs_2016 chromosome 4, UIUC_Espe_1.0, whole genome shotgun sequence genomic window:
- the arhgap46a gene encoding rho GTPase-activating protein 39 isoform X5 — MLRRGWREGRDAYQRWQPEPGSKAAMLVKVNSMSRSQPIPALHQQHLQPSPHSKANTVNLHPSSSKTQGGHLSSTQGYKTAPSGKMTTDTRQAHHLRKASNGSFCLVTSDSSHPSPLLHRSQTSTPCPVSPQYGCTTPIYDEPVSECPIYDEPPTDMEVEGAHLYNGQPLSRLTPTHSLQKSRHLQHRGSSHSGSRHKRNPSASDYSPAGLECIKHMINVDPKQGLLSGSPVPTRTPSPTSRQDPVLPHPQLHPQAHSLPQARGQMRDREPGTPGPSTLDKKQSWRVLEATVQRAMEARHSRQSSQASQDFPSSTPQATANYQDSGYSTGPSPSLRRKSRRRVGAGGGAGGRPGSVGSSGELCALNERLMAEMREVVSRSNTMREVRAELDQEMGERVVVPRTRSPADSLRWYGGGGGGSASRCASREELTGAPRSLSRAGNHGNPALTPLEIPGRQKRTYEKVDTLEMSVNSQASLSSPETPGPTSQAGTLELQAQLESRKKGMVDGRTASLGPHRPVNHDNREGGDVEGGRARGSSFQLSYATLRQPPPPDMGMEDWASKHLNMHTQGLFRRRVSIANMLSWNRGSIKKPMLVTSNRAVRKEACEMFKLVQAYMGDRPSRLDRRHCALLIITKCWDMPGLRDELYVQLVRQTTGNATPRSLAGGWELMAVSLAFFAPSPKFRCYLEGYIQRHTDPASDKKCESQTEQHVTQFILEHQELKLKKNSKSRKKRKQNTDEEEGLPISTYAKFCHRKLQKVAITGGKKGLRKPTLEEIDHSRRAIVTPSLFGSSLEEVMERQSELFPDRKLPWVQVQLSQYVLALGGAQTEGIFRVPGDIDEVNALKLQVDQWRIPENLSDPNVPASLMKLWYRELEEPLIPMNFYKQCVSNCDDPVAAIAVVQSLPELNRLVLCYFIHFLQVFAQPSNVAITKMDVNNLAMVMAPNCLRCQSDDPRIIFENTRKEMSFLRMLIVHLETSFIEGVV, encoded by the exons ATGTTAAGAAGAGGTTGGAGGGAGGGAAG ggATGCTTATCAAAGATGGCAGCCCGAACCTGGTTCTAAGGCAGCCATGTTGGTGAAGGTGAACAGCATGAGCCGTAGCCAACCTATCCCAGCCTTGCATCAGCAGCACCTCCAGCCCAGTCCGCACAGCAAAGCCAACACCGTCAACCTGCACCCCTCTAGCAGTAAGACCCAAGGAGGACATCTAAGCTCTACCCAGGGATATAAAACCGCCCCTTCTGGCAAAATGACAACTGACACACGTCAGGCCCATCACCTGAGAAAAGCCAGCAATGGCAGCTTCTGTTTGGTGACATCAGACAGTAGCCATCCTAGTCCGCTCCTTCACAGGTCACAGACCAGCACGCCATGCCCGGTCTCTCCCCAGTATGGTTGCACTACCCCAATCTATGACGAGCCAGTTTCAGAATGTCCCATATATGATGAACCCCCAACAGACATGGAAGTTGAGGGGGCGCACCTGTACAACGGACAACCTCTGTCTCGTCTGACACCTACCCATAGCCTCCAAAAATCCAGACACCTCCAGCACCGTGGTTCATCTCATTCAGGGTCAAGACACAAGAGGAATCCCTCTGCCTCTGACTACAGCCCAGCAGGTCTGGAGTGCATCAAGCACATGATAAACGTAGACCCCAAACAGGGGCTTCTATCTGGCTCTCCTGTACCCACACGTACCCCTTCCCCTACCTCCAGGCAGGATCCTGTCTTGCCCCACCCTCAACTACATCCCCAGGCCCACTCTTTGCCCCAGGCTCGAGGCCAGATGAGGGACAGAGAGCCAGGGACCCCGGGCCCAAGTACACTGGACAAGAAGCAAAGCTGGCGGGTCCTTGAGGCCACTGTCCAACGCGCCATGGAGGCACGACACAGCAGACAGAGCAGCCAGGCTTCGCAGGACTTCCCCTCTTCAACCCCCCAGGCCACAGCAAACTATCAAGACTCTGGTTACTCCACCGGCCCCTCCCCAAGTCTGAGAAGAAAGAGCAGGAGGAGAGTGGGAGCTGGTGGTGGTGCAGGAGGCAGGCCGGGGTCGGTAGGCAGCAGCGGGGAACTGTGTGCTCTCAACGAGAGGCTCATGGCCGAGATGAGGGAGGTGGTGAGTCGCTCTAACACCATGCGGGAGGTGAGAGCGGAGCTGGACCAGGAAATGGGGGAGAGGGTTGTCGTACCTCGGACACGCTCCCCTGCGGACTCACTCAGGTGGTacggaggagggggaggggggtcagCAAGCAGGTGCGCATCACGAGAGGAACTGACCGGGGCTCCCCGGTCACTGAGTAGGGCAGGTAACCATGGCAACCCTGCGCTGACCCCTCTGGAGATACCAGGAAGGCAGAAAAGGACCTATGAAAAGGTAGACACCTTGGAGATGAGTGTGAATAGCCAGGCCAGCCTGTCCTCTCCAGAGACCCCAGGACCAACTTCCCAA GCGGGCACCCTAGAACTGCAGGCTCAGTTGGAGAGCAGAAAGAAAGGCATGGTGGATGGGCGGACTGCTTCCCTAGGCCCTCATCGCCCTGTCAACCATGACAACAGAGAAGGAGGTGATGTGGAAGGTGGAAGAGCACGGGGATCCTCCTTCCAGCTCTCCTACGCCACCCTGCGGCAGCCCCCACCTCCCGACATGGGCATGGAGGACTGGGCCAGCAAGCACCTCAACATGCACACCCAAGGCCTGTTCCGTCGCCGTGTCTCCATTGCCAACATGCTGTCATGGAACCGCGGTTCCATCAAAAAGCCCATGCTAGTCACCAGCAACCGCGCCGTCAGGAAGGAGGCCTGCGAGATGTTCAAACTGGTGCAGGCCTACATGGGAGACAGGCCTTCGCGTCTTGACCGCCGTCACTGTGCCCTCCTCATTATCACCAAGTGCTGGGACATGCCAGGGCTGCGGGACGAGCTGTACGTGCAGCTGGTGAGGCAGACCACAGGCAATGCCACCCCGAGAAGTTTGGCGGGAGGCTGGGAGCTGATGGCTGTCAGCTTGGCGTTCTTTGCCCCCTCGCCCAAGTTCCGCTGCTACCTGGAGGGCTACATCCAGAGACACACGGACCCTGCCAGCGACAAGAAATGTGAGTCTCAGACTGAGCAACATG TGACTCAGTTCATATTGGAGCATCAGGAACTAAAGCTGAAGAAGAATTCAAAGTccagaaaaaagaggaaacagaaTACAGATGAGGAAGAAG GTCTGCCTATCAGCACATATGCCAAGTTCTGCCATAGGAAACTGCAGAAGGTGGCGATCACCGGAGGCAAAAAG GGTCTACGTAAGCCCACCTTGGAGGAGATCGACCACAGTAGGCGGGCCATCGTCACTCCCTCCCTGTTTGGCAGTTCTCTGGAGGAGGTGATGGAAAGGCAGAGCGAGCTCTTCCCAGATAGGAAACTGCCCTGGGTGCAGGTTCAGCTTTCCCAGTATGTTCTGGCTCTGGGCGGGGCTCAGACCGAGGGCATCTTCAG AGTGCCTGGAGACATTGATGAAGTGAATGCGTTGAAGCTCCAAGTAGACCAGTGGAGGATCCCAGAGAATCTCTCTGACCCCAATGTTCCTG CCTCTCTAATGAAGCTGTGGTATCGGGAGCTGGAGGAACCTCTCATCCCAATGAACTTCTACAAGCAGTGTGTCAGTAACTGTGACGACCCGGTGGCGGCCATCGCTGTGGTTCAGTCTCTGCCTGAGCTCAACAGGCTGGTGCTCTGCTACTTCATCCACTTTCTGCAG GTATTTGCTCAGCCATCCAATGTGGCTATAACCAAGATGGATGTGAACAACCTGGCTATGGTGATGGCACCTAACTGCCTTCGATGCCAATCCGACGATCCACGGATCATCTTCGAAAACACACGCAAGGAGATGTCCTTCCTGAGAATGCTAATTGTTCACCTGGAAACCAGTTTTATTGAAGGGGTGGTGTAA